The genomic segment TAGCCGTTTGTTCTGACCTATCAGACAGCCCTGCTTCCACCTTCCCCGGCATGGATGGAGTTGTTCTCAGAGCTGATGTCCTCAAACACCAGGATTTTAAGACTATGAGTGATATTTCTTTAGCCATCTTCTAGTTGACCGAAGTGTGATCACTTGCCAAGTAGTCAGCGGGTGTCCCTCTCGCATGTGTATGTACCCACACCACACCAAGCTGTCCTTAGTGTGCAGCTGTAGCACGTTTCGGTGTATGAAATGGGCTGGGGAGCTCCGGATTGACTGTTGACCTAAGCAAAACCCCAAGAGGATGTAGATTGTGTCAAAAGTGCGCAAGAGCTGAAATTTTCTCAGTCGCTCCTGCAAGCAGTGAAATCAGGTGCTGCTCCACACCCAAAACATACAAGGTTAGGGGAGAAGAATATGTATGGTTTATCGACCTATGTTATATAGACTACCTTGTTTCCGTTCCTAATTAACATAGAACATGATGTTTGCATTGTGCCAATACTCATATTTCATTGAACTCTCTCACTATATGAACTTTCATAATGCGCTACCACAAGCATGGGGTTTCTGCCCTATGATGGACGTTGCACCCTTGCTCCTCGTCACTTATCAAACACTACTTTGCTTCCTGCTGGCTAAAGCTGTGTCCCAGTTTGGCTAATGTGCCCATTATGCTCGGCCTGTCCTCCCGTGGACTGGTGCTGTGTTAATACCTGGTGCTCAGCCCCAAATGTGGCACTAAGGCGAATGATCTTTAACTGTGGTCCCAATTATGCTTCTGCTTATGCTGGGATAACAGCCCTGCCTAGTGCAGAAACTTCAGTCACTCTGGATGCTGTAGGGAGCATCTGCCTGAAAGCTGGGAGTGGCTGAACCCTCCAAATCTGGGCTAAAAGTATTAAGGTAACTTATGGAAAATGCACTGAGCTCTGCAAAGAGTGTTTCGCTGTGTTCTTTCTCTGAATAACCACAGAAAGTTGGGATTTCAGCTGTGTAGTTTATTTTCTCTGGACTCAGAGCAGTTGCAAAGGGCTGAGGGATGGGATTCTGCCTTGCAGGCGTGCCAAAACTTCACTTCATGGGAGGTCAGGGGAGGCACTTGGAGACTGGAATTTTCTATTCTAATTAGTCCCTTACATGTAGCCATGCTGCTTTGTTAGGGAAGCTCTCTAATGGCAGCGAGTTTGGAGGAGGCCAGTGGTCTGATGCCCTGTGTGTAAGGCGGGAgggataaaataaatatatgggATTGCTGTGCCCAAAGGGTACACAGTCAATAtttagcaagagaaaaaaaaactgctACTCTTGCTTTCTCTCCATATGGACCTAATTAGGTGGTTTCATTaacaaagcaaacagcatttcctGTTCTTGGGCTGTTCTCACCAGTACCCTGAGCCTGGAGCATGCAGGCGGGGatgcagagcagaaagcacCGGAGTGGGGGAAGCTGCCAGCGTGCGTGGCTCCGCACTGGAGTGAGCAGGCTGCCCCATTTCAAACCAGCCTTACTTTGAGTGGCAAAatggcagcactggggagcagGGTACTTGCTAAAGCAGTGTGTGTAACATGAAGGACAGGAAGAGGTCTCTAAAATCCGAAGAAGACTCACCTGTTGCGGTACACGGGGGAAGATAAAGCTAACATCGGGCTTAGTCTTGGGGAGAGCTGTGAGGCATGAGGTTGAAGTCCAAGCAGCAAcagtccttcctcctcctcagacACCAGTTTCTGGTGCTCACCTTGGCAGAGCAGTGGTGACATGCAatggagaaaacagaacaggCAATTGCTTTACTGCAGCACTTTCTACAAGTTTGATATCTGGTGGTTGTAAGCTGAGCCCAGGGAGACAGAGAAGCAAGACTGTGTTATTCCCAGCTGGGTAAAGGGTTCTTGTTCAGGCTGTTAAGAGCTCACTGATCCTGCTGGGGGCTATTCATGattcccttcctctttttgttgttgtcaaTACAGAAGACTGTAAACATCTTGAATTCCCTGTAGTTCAGCTGCTAGTTTTGAAGAGGAGATGGATCCCTAGCTTAGCAAGGCAGCCTTGCCCAACACAAAGTTATTTCAGAGAAAGACCTTGAGTCCAGGCTCTCATTCCTGCTCCAACTTGCTCTAGTTTCCCAACTGACTCAGAAGAAATTGATTTCAACTCAATGAGCCTCCGGCTCATCACAAACATGTTATAGGATAATACGGCACCTCCCTGACGTATGGCTGTCTCTCTACCATTTATAATGACTTGCAGATGTTGGAGTGATTCATAGCAGCCAGGGTTATGGTGTGGCAGGTGGAAGGGGGAGTGGGGTGCCTTCACAGCTGTGTCACAGCCGTGCTGCTCCTGCTTAATGTGACCTTTAATCAGGTAGCTTCAGGATGAAAGGACAGGATCCATGCAACTTGGGGCTGAAACAGTTTATTCTGGGAAACTGCTCTGAGGGCATTAGAGAACTCTCCGCAGGCCCTGAGCAGAACAGGTTTGATACCTCGCTGTGCTGCTAAACCACACAGGAAACAAGCTGCAAGCCTTGCAGGGCTTGCAGGAGAGATGCAACAACTGCCTGTAACAAATAATTGAAGAGGAAACTGGTGGTGGAACATAGAGAACTATCTATAAAAACAATAACCCAGGAACCtagcagcagaaaggaggagaaagagaaggggtCTTCCTTAGTTACTAATGGCTGTCTTGCTAAATGTGCTCCTGGAGCATGCCAGGATGCTGAAGTCATGAGGATGGTGTGAAGCTGTGACAGAGATAAGAGATGTCTACCATCTATTAATGACTGATTCCCTACCAGTGTAGCTGCAGGTGGTCATTAATCAGAGAGTACTTCAGAGCAAGGAGGGATCTGAAAGAGCACCGGTGACCAGACAGGGACAAAGGTGAGCTGGTGGCAAAAACAAATTGGCAAAGGATGTGTGCATGCACCTCCATAAGGAGAACTGTGTAAGTGCAGAGCTGGAGGTGAGCTACTGTTACCAGCTTTGTTCCctttctgtttgcagagagctgctccctgccatggggcagggagaggtgagATCCCTACGGTCTCTCCTTGGAACCTGGCGCTGGTTTAGGGTCAAAATGAGGGATCcatcagagaagagaaagagcttCCCCTGGGACTCTTATTGGCATTTCCATGGCACAGGTATAAGCCAAGGTATGGCACCTGTAATGTTTCTAGAAGGAGTTTCAAGTCTGAGTGTACCCCACCGAGGTAGTCTGCTGGCCAGCAGCTCTGAGAATGGACTGCAGAGAGctcagaaaataatgagaagcaACAAGAGAACTTAGAAGGAAATGGCTTAAAGGCACCTCTGCTAGTCCTGCCCATCTCCTCCTATTAGAGTCTcctcagacagaaaaatatgccTAGTttaccccccccaaaaaaatttattcctgtTGGTATCTTactgttaaaatgttttcaattcaGACTGTGCAGTAAGTCGCCAAAGACCCGTTCCTGCAGtcaacaggaagaaaactcGGGCTTGAGTGAGAAGAGGCCATGGGCTGCAATGCAAAATTAATCCCaaggattaatttttaatttagggTCATTTTCATGGCCTATCTTTTGACTGTAATTTCTCTAGTTTTACCTCATCTCCAGAAAAATCAAAGTCCTTGAATATCTTAAGTTCTTTCTggattttgaaaagaaacctTGTAGCTTCAAACTCATTAAAATCAATCATATCATCCCCATCTATGTCCAGCAGttgaaaggcaggtcctgtgTGTTGGTAGATGAACTGCTTTTCAAGATAGTTCTGTTTTGGGGTAGAAAGGTTCAGAAACAGATCATAAGCACTGATTTCCTGCTTAAAAAGAACATGTGGAATACCAACTGGTGCTCGCATCCAGACAATAAAGGTGACCTCCTACTAGTCGCTCCCGCAGGAAATAACAAAATCCTGGTGcttcctgctgcagagccatAGAGCAGCATGTGGCTGTTGCCAGCTGGGTTTGGGCTGCAGGTTTTGCCAGGGAGAGCTACTGACAGCCAGCCAAGCTCCAAGGCTGCTTTGTGAGGTTCTTTCTCATCCCTCTGGTGTGCTGAATGACTTGCAGGGCTACGTCCCACAGTTggctcctctccttcctccccaagtcctgcaggcagcagccctgagTGCTGGCCTGCAGCCAGGTCTCTGATCCAGAGCGGAGCTGCAGGACATGTCCAACAGCAAGGTTGAGCTCTGGGGGTAGCCCTGGGTTTACCACCCCTCTCCCTTACCGCAGCCTGCTGTCATCGCTGCTTTTACCTGAAAATGCTCTCCCTGGCTAGGGCTGTTGGTGATGCCGGGGAGGCTAAAGAAGGGCATCAGCACGTGTTGCACTTACAAGCTAGCAAGAACCGACAGGTGAAAATAGGTGCTCTGCTCTCTTCCCCACAGGTAGACACAGCCGAGGACTTGTTTTTTTTGAGAACTAAGATGGACCGCCTGAGCTGGGAAGAGTGTTTACATGGTTCCTACCTTGAAAAATGTTCAGGGGTGGATTTATCCCAGAGGAGCAAGGTTGCTATTAACAGGAGGACGGCTCAtttccctgctttctttttctatgcagcagcacagacccAGGGACCCTCTCCATCCCTTTTATGCAATGAGTAAAGATCAGCTCTAATGAGCTGATTCCCTTTACGGGAGTGTTGGATGGTGCAAATATCCCTGTACCGACTCCAGGACCTGCAGGGTTTGCACCTCATGGGACAGGAGGATGCGTGCCACCATGTAGAACTCATTAAAGCAAATCCTGCCCCTTGCGTTTCAGTCCAGCAAGTCAAACAGCAGCATGAGCTGGTCCTTATTTAGGTCAGTCTCACaacaaagcaataaaactgCAGATCTGGAAAACAGTGAGCTCTCGGGCATCATCTGCACAAAGCTGAGAGCAATAATTagcaggatttattttattttaaatgcctgctgctcccagacAGGTTACACAGGCAATTTAAACACAGTAGCAGATAAGAGATACCAATCAGAATTAATAGAACAATCTTAATAAGATGGACTGATTTATGAAAAGGGCATATGTGATTTCTGCACATAAGGCAATGTTAAAGTGCtcataattttctgtcttctcttctaCCCCACccctggaggaaaaaaggactTTTCCAACAAACCAGAAACATGGGAATAGACAGAAGAactgcaggcaggaggtgggGATGCTGTGAACCAGCAGATGAGGGGGTTGCAAACAGCCTCATGTGGAGGTCACTCTTGGCAAGTAACCCACCTGCTTTCTAACACAGAGCACGATCGGTTTATGGAAAGGACTACATGATGAGGTTGCTGCAGTACCAAGGAATCCGCTTCAGTGAGCCAGAAATCCCTTCTTGCCCCCTGTTCTGGCAACTTACTTGCACAGCTGTAAAGATCTCCTTTATGGCCAGCCTGGGCTTTTCCTATACTGATGACCTGCTGCTTGTGCCAGGACCTGGTTATCATGTTTGTACAGTACTAGCAAGCCTGTGGCTTTGCAAGCACTGGGATGCAGAGGATGGTAATATGGTAAAATCAAACAGGTTTTGTAGCCTCTTGGACCTTTTTCTGTCTCACAAACAGGGGAGGAGGCAatggaagggggaaggggaaaggaacaCCTTTGATGTGAGCTGAAAATGCATCTCAGTGGCGATGCATGGTCCTCTGAGCTGCACGTATTTCAGAAGCCAATGCAGGAGCAACCAGGCCATGTAACCTTCCAGAGCAGCTGGGGCATGATCGAGCAGGGAGGATGTGGTGATATATGCTGTACCTGAAAGCTTTTTGGGGTATTGCCAAGCACTTGTATTAACTAAGCTGCTAGTTAATTAGTGTTAGAGTGCTGCATTTGTTGTAACATCTGAAGTGCAATATTTGCTATGACTGTGATCTCTGGTTTTAAATCCTAAGCAATGTAGCATTGTGTGTACCTTTTTCAAAACATTACATGGGGCCTGTAATTTTAGAGCATTAATACCAATCTCATTTTTAGAAGTACTTACTGCTCAGGTAATTCTTTTGATGAACATCCAGGATCTGGAAATACTCAGCCAGTGCTGCAGTATTTCTTACTGACAACAAGCAATATACTTCATCTAAACACAGATGCTGCAGAAAACACCCAGATTTCAGCTTCATCTTGGCTGGCCATGGAAGATCAGCAAAACAGAACTATCGCCATGGCAATGACCcctcacagaaggaaaattctGCCCTTGAACCAGACGCAACCTCTGTCCTATGACTTCAATGctttttccacattttcaaGAATTCCCCTCAGATGCGGAGGCAAAGGTTCCCCTTCCATTCAGCATTAAAGGATAACACATAGTAAAATCAAGTGACAGAAATTATTCTTACAATGCTCAAGATCATTAAATGTGACTAAAGTGTGCAAGATAGCACAGACTTAAAGGTTTCTTTTAGACTGAAATGCAAATCTCAACCTCTGACAAGTGGTACCCCGAAGTCTGTTGGTCTGTGCTGAGGAGGTCCTatgcagcagccactgcagggctttgcttttgctctcaGCCAGGACTTTGATGTTTCTAGTTTCCAGAACCTGACAGTGCCCTGTGCAACGTGTCTAGGTGCTATAGCTCAGAGATGGCTCCTTTTGAATGCCCAATGTCCTGGTCAAGTTAGCTGTTAGGAAGCTGAACCTCTCTTAGATTTATATGAAGTGTTTATCACCCATTCCTCTTCCAACCCAGAAGGAGTCCAGTCCAGCACAGCAATAACCACTGAAAGTGCTCTTTGTTCCTTACCCCTAACCTATACCAGGAATAATACTAATAAAATCAAACTCCACTGGCTTACTTTGGGTGACAGATGCTCTGTAACCCAACACTTAAAATGTGGAGCTGTTTGTGGTCTCACAGTCAGGTCAGCAGTTTCTTCTCCTTGGGTTGTAAAGCTGAGCAAGAGCTCAGCTCTGTGAACACGTGCTGCTGAGGACTGTGCTGACTCCCAAGTGGTCAGAGTTAATGCGATGGTGATGCTCATGACCATCTGTCCATATGACTGGGGTGCTCaggatttttccatttctggagtttatattctctttcttttatcaCTTGAGAAACAGTAAGAAGTAATTAATCAATAATTAACCTATTTGTTACTTGGTTTGATATCTGTGAGCTTTCTGCAAGAAGTGGGTGAAAAGAATTCAGATGGCTGATTGTCTTTGGCTGTGGGGCCACCAGATAGCAAATCTGCTCATACAGTATCCAGCACTGGATAAAAAATGCCACAGCCCTCAAAATGCTATGCTGAATCAGAGTTGCTCAGAAACTTTCAAGAGGGTAACTTGAGTTTGCAAAATTTATGGCAGCAGAGAAATCACCTCTCTGAGCCCCATCTGATCAGCCTATCCTCAGATAGTCTACAGGGCAACTACCTATACTGCAAGCCTTTGCCATAGGATTTATCTTGGATTCCGTATCTTTTCAGCACCTGATAAGGACAGATATCCCCAATATGCGCCCACAGCTCTTGCAGGGGCAGTTACAAAGATGCCAGAGTCAAACACTTATCAGGGAGGCAGATGAGAAAACAAGGGGCAATGACCACAGGTACAAGCTTGGGAGGTCCAGTGGGATAGTGGGAAAAACCCTCTCCCAGGATGGTGATGCATCTTGGAGCAGGTAACCCCAGGAGGTCACATCTGCTCCATCCTGGGAGGTTTTTCAAGACTCAGCCGGACAGGATTGCTCTCTGACCCAGTCCAGTACTGGTGGCACTCCTGCTCCAAGCGGGAAGCTGGCCTAGATGATCTCTGGGGGTCCTGTCCAAGCAATGTTTCTATGGTTGTGTCCAATGCCCTGGTCCCCAGTACAATAAAGTAAAAACAATAACGTTATTTAACTTTAGTTAAGTTTACTAAAGTTAGTAGAAACAATAAAGTTATAAGAATGATAACTTAAAAAATCAATAGctaaaacactggaaaattgAGATTAAAAGtatgacattttgaaaagtaGTTGCTCTGattctgttctattctgttCTTACTCCAGCATTGCCAGATCCACACATTGTATCAGATCAGATCCCAAACCCACAAAGTTAGGTGCAAAAAAGTGctcaattattttcagcttctttctgtTTCAGGGATATACTTAGGTTTcattttcagcttgtttttccTACAACtcagcagggagaaaggaaTAAGTAGGGGAACACaaaactttcttaaaaaaaggcagctgaaattCTCACACAGCCACAAATTTCCAGGAACAGGAGTTTTAAATAGTATTTCAAGCATCAGATTTAGGACATTCAGAAATGTGAGGGCTGATCATGCCAGGAtaaacctatttttttcttaagcgCAAAGACGAGGAGCGATGACAATCAGCCCCCATGCTTTCAAGTATAACATATCAGGGAACTAATAAGAAATTGGCAAGCCCAGATGTTCTCAAAGCAAGGGCTGGTGCTGAGTTTTGCCTGCACTGTGCATCAGGATGGAGCGTCCAAACGCACCCACTCCCGTACCGCCACCTCCGGCTCATTAATGGGACATGTATGTGGGGCAAAATACACACGCTGGTGTGAGCAGTGTTGGCATCACCTGGTTTGCCTGGACGACCGTTCACCACTAGGCTTTCTGTTACCAACGAAGATGTTGTCAAGCATGGCTGCACCGTCGGGCATTTCCCCTAGATGTCCCCATTTAATGCTTGATTTCGAGTCCGTTTTTTCAGAGGATTTGAAGTTTTGCCAGGGAGAGGATGCAAACCTTCACGCTTGGCACCAGTTGCATCACATCATCTCTAAAACAAACTCACGGCGGGTGCCCGCGGTGCTGATACACTCGAATTCCTGCTACTGggagtttaaaaatatttgcgTTCGGCTATTTTCACATGAGATGAAccaggggaagaaggaagcgTCCCTCTGTTGCCAAGGCAGTTTAGGATTATGTTTTCACACTGGGAGATGTGTccttgctctgctcccagcagtgCAGCCCATGAGGGGAAGGGCAGCCCGTGCGGATGCTGTTGGCTCGCCGGGCTGAGCGGGTGGGAACGCGGAGTTGCAGACCTTTCCTCCCAGGTCTTCAATGTTATTTGTATTTAGCATCGTCCTCTGATGCTCTGGCCTCCTCCTGCCATGctgggtggtgggggggggaagatgtGCGACCCTCGCTCCTGGGATGCGGCTCGCAGGCGGGGCCGAACCGAGCCGGGCTGTACCGTCCCACGCTGCAGCGAGGcgcgccgtgccgtgccgtgccgtgccgtgccgtgccgtggcGGGCGGGGCGGAGGCGACCAGGCCAGCAGGTGGAGCGGCTCCGGCTCCATGTGCGCGGCTGGAGGCGGCTCCGCTCCCTGCCTCGCCGCTCCCCCGGGCGCGCAGCGGCTCCGTCCTCCCACGGGGCAGAGCGCGGGAGGCGGCCCCACGCAGCTCCCCGCACCTCCCCGCACCTCCCcagccgccgccgggccgcggCACCGCACCCCACCGGCATGGCTTTCGCTAATTTCCGCCGCATCCTGCGCCTTTCCACCTTCGAGAAGCGGCGCTCCAAGGAGTACGAGCACGTCCGCCGCGACCAGGACCCCGGCGAGGtgtgggaggtgctgggggagctgggcgACGGCGCCTTCGGCAAGGTCTACAAGGTGGGTCCGCGGCGGGGGCGAAGCACCTGCGGCCGCCCAGGGCACCCCCCGCCTGGGGACTCGTTTGCAGGCTCCCCCCTCGCTGAGCGAGCCTGGCAGCCGTCTGTGGAGCTCCTGGGGGGGGGAACCCTTGCGGGAACGGGGGCGGCTCGGCGCATCCCGTTAGCTGGGCTGCCGAACTCGGGAGGGACGGGGGACAAAGACTGTGGGTCTGCTGGGGGTGTGGGAGGGCAGCGCTcgcttggggcagggggaagcagggagagaagTGGGGGTTTGTGGGtgggggttttatttatttattttttcccttaaatcGCCTATTTTCAGGGAGATGCTTTTTGTAAGGCGACGAGGTGTTCTTGCCAAGCTTGTCGGTGCAATGAATGGAGGGAGATTTCTTGGAAGTCAGCAGTCTCGGGGCTGCCTCCAAGTTTTGCAAGCCTCCAGGGGTGACATTGTTCATATTCCTGTGGTCCTCACCAGCGGGAGCCTTAGAGAAGAGGCACCCAGCTCCTTAAGAGTGGGACATGCCCAGTGCTATGAATGTTTAACCTTTGCGTTAAAGGACCAGGATTTTAAAGGCCAGATACTCACCGTACTTTGTGCTCCAAAGCAACAGCGTTCTTGCCGTTCCTGGCTCTGGCATACTCTAGTCTCTTGTGCAACAGTTGAGAGAGGAGGCTgttccttggggctggctggaggagcaggTTGGGGATCCAGCCACCATGGGAGGCTTGCACCGCAAACATAATTTGGAACAGGAGTTCTGAGTTAGCTGTTTGGTAGCTGGTTTTTGATGGTCTCAGATCATTTAACAAGGTGTTGCCTTTTCAGAATTGAGACCCAAGTAGTACCTaaagtgaaggcctggaagGGAGCTGGTTGTTTGCAGGTCAGGACAGAGGTCATCTACCACAGTGTCATGGGATTTGTTGTACCTGTTTGTCGGCTCTATCATATTATTGGAAAGAAACTCTCTAAAAAGTTGGGCCCTAGGTGTCCATTGAGTGGAAGTCTTTGGTGAAGGATCCTTTCTTCTAATAAAATGCAATTCCAGAAAGCCATATTTAAATCCCCAATGCATTTATGCTTCCAAAAGCAGCACCAGTAATAGTCAGTGCTTCTGTTACTGGTTTACTTGGTGTTGCATTGGAAACTCCTTCCTATATAGCAATGTTCACTCCTGAGTAATTATTTGATTACCTTTGCTTAGGTTTCTCATGCAATGATAAAAGTGAGGTAAACATTGTAACATAAGTTAATAGGCTTCTGAGACAAATGCAAACTTAGAAGATTTAAATCAGTTATTCTTCTATCTAAAATATGTATAACATATCCAAAACAGACAACTTTTAAGAATAAAACTACTTTGTAAAcagctggtttggttttaaagTCTGTTGTTATACCTGAATGCCTCTGCTATTAACTCCAGCTTCACACCAATACTAAAATTATCAGAGTAACTTTAGATGTTGTAGGCTATGGATGTCAGCCTGTCAGATAGTAACTCCTCATTTCCAACTACTTCCATCTCTGTTGATCCCCATTTCAACCCAAAGAAGAATGTGGATTTTACTAAATTACACAGTGCAGGCCATGTGTTTATAACCAGAAGTTCACTCCGTCTGTAACTAGTACATGTAGACAACTGTC from the Phalacrocorax aristotelis chromosome 8, bGulAri2.1, whole genome shotgun sequence genome contains:
- the EFCAB9 gene encoding LOW QUALITY PROTEIN: EF-hand calcium-binding domain-containing protein 9 (The sequence of the model RefSeq protein was modified relative to this genomic sequence to represent the inferred CDS: substituted 1 base at 1 genomic stop codon); this encodes MKLKSGCFLQHLCLDEVYCLLSVRNTAALAEYFQILDVHQKNYLSILLLCCETDLNKDQLMLLFDLLDXNARGRICFNEFYMVARILLSHENYLEKQFIYQHTGPAFQLLDIDGDDMIDFNEFEATRFLFKIQKELKIFKDFDFSGDEVKLEKLQSKDRP